The following proteins are encoded in a genomic region of Planococcus lenghuensis:
- the opp3b gene encoding oligopeptide ABC transporter permease — protein MLKYIAKRLIYMLITLYLIATATFFLMKILPGSPIAAASKLSPEQEAIVLAKYGLDKPLPVQYFEYITGLLQGDLGVSINQFMGVEVTTLLLDRIGPSFQIGAQAMILGTFIGILLGMIAALRQNSWIDYSSTFAAILGISIPSFVFAAGLQYWFGMKFGWFPVALWDDGFMSSVLPTIALAMSPLAVAARFIRTEMIEVLSSDYITLARAKGASRSEVAFKHAFRNALIPLVTVLGPLAVAILTGSLVIEKIFAIPGIGEQFVKAITVNDFAVIMGTTLFFSAFLIFIILVVDILYGIIDPRIRLSGGKD, from the coding sequence ATGTTAAAGTATATTGCTAAGCGGTTGATTTATATGTTAATCACGCTGTATCTTATTGCGACAGCCACGTTTTTCTTGATGAAAATTCTGCCTGGTTCCCCAATTGCTGCCGCTTCAAAACTGTCCCCAGAACAAGAGGCAATCGTATTGGCAAAGTATGGATTGGATAAACCGCTGCCCGTTCAGTACTTTGAGTATATAACTGGTCTTTTGCAAGGCGATCTAGGCGTTTCAATTAATCAGTTCATGGGTGTGGAAGTAACAACTCTTCTACTTGACCGGATTGGGCCGTCATTCCAAATTGGTGCTCAGGCAATGATTCTTGGTACATTCATCGGTATTTTACTGGGAATGATTGCAGCATTGAGACAGAATTCATGGATTGATTATTCCAGCACATTCGCAGCGATTCTCGGGATCTCCATACCGTCATTCGTGTTTGCTGCTGGGTTGCAGTACTGGTTTGGTATGAAATTTGGCTGGTTCCCGGTTGCACTTTGGGATGATGGCTTCATGTCGAGTGTCTTGCCGACTATTGCGCTTGCAATGTCGCCGCTTGCTGTTGCAGCCCGTTTCATTCGAACTGAAATGATTGAAGTGCTAAGTTCTGATTATATTACATTAGCAAGAGCCAAGGGAGCCAGCCGGTCGGAAGTTGCATTCAAACATGCTTTTCGGAATGCACTTATACCGCTTGTTACCGTACTTGGACCTTTAGCTGTTGCTATTCTGACAGGTTCTCTTGTTATTGAAAAAATCTTCGCTATACCCGGAATCGGCGAGCAGTTTGTCAAAGCCATTACAGTTAATGACTTCGCGGTCATCATGGGTACGACACTCTTCTTCTCTGCGTTCCTGATTTTCATCATTCTGGTGGTGGATATTCTTTACGGAATTATCGATCCCCGAATCCGTTTGTCTGGAGGTAAAGATTAA
- a CDS encoding beta-ketoacyl-ACP synthase III — MNAGIIGIGRHLPEQVLTNADLEKRMDTSDEWIRTRTGIEERRIARDEENTSHMALRAAQRAIDDSGITPEKIGLILVATVTPDYGFPSVASMIQQELGAVNAAAMDLSAACAGFMYGLTTAKQFIDGNVYDYILVVGVEKLSKITDWQDRNTAVLFGDGAGAAVMGKVSEGRGILSFELGTDGSGGKYLLQDGDFISMNGREVFKFAVRQMGESAEGVINKAGLTKDDIDMLIPHQANIRIMEASRTRLDLPPERMSKTVHKYGNTSSASIPISLVEELESGKIKDDDVIVMVGFGGGLTWGAIAMKWGK, encoded by the coding sequence ATGAATGCTGGAATAATCGGTATCGGAAGACATCTTCCGGAACAAGTGCTGACGAATGCAGATTTGGAAAAACGGATGGATACCTCAGATGAATGGATCCGGACCCGGACAGGAATCGAAGAGCGGCGCATTGCCCGAGACGAGGAAAACACTTCACATATGGCTCTTAGGGCGGCACAGCGGGCAATCGATGATTCAGGTATCACCCCTGAAAAAATCGGATTAATTTTAGTTGCTACAGTGACGCCGGACTACGGTTTTCCCTCTGTCGCCAGTATGATTCAGCAGGAACTTGGCGCAGTGAATGCTGCAGCGATGGATTTGTCTGCAGCCTGTGCAGGATTTATGTATGGACTGACGACAGCCAAGCAATTCATTGATGGAAATGTCTACGATTATATTCTGGTTGTCGGTGTTGAAAAATTATCAAAGATCACTGACTGGCAGGACCGCAACACAGCTGTGCTTTTTGGCGATGGAGCAGGAGCTGCTGTAATGGGGAAAGTATCAGAGGGACGGGGTATTTTATCCTTCGAGCTTGGCACTGATGGATCAGGCGGGAAATACTTGCTGCAGGATGGTGACTTCATTTCGATGAATGGCCGGGAAGTATTTAAATTTGCCGTGCGTCAGATGGGTGAGTCAGCTGAAGGCGTTATCAATAAAGCTGGGCTTACAAAAGACGATATCGATATGCTGATACCGCATCAGGCTAATATCCGCATCATGGAGGCATCGCGCACACGGCTCGATCTGCCGCCGGAAAGAATGTCGAAGACTGTGCATAAGTACGGAAATACATCTTCAGCGTCGATTCCGATCTCACTTGTTGAGGAACTGGAAAGCGGCAAGATCAAGGATGATGATGTAATCGTTATGGTTGGATTTGGCGGCGGTCTCACATGGGGAGCCATCGCTATGAAGTGGGGGAAATAA
- a CDS encoding YjzD family protein: MAYIMTFVWSALLISMVNYVVSAIQGVPFDFMWGIYMSLIVSVLVFLIAALIPGNLAPGKDHH; this comes from the coding sequence GTGGCGTATATCATGACATTTGTGTGGTCAGCATTGCTGATCTCAATGGTAAATTATGTAGTAAGCGCAATTCAAGGCGTTCCATTCGACTTCATGTGGGGTATTTACATGTCCCTTATCGTATCAGTCCTTGTGTTCTTGATTGCCGCGTTAATTCCAGGCAATCTTGCCCCAGGAAAAGATCACCATTAA
- the opp3C gene encoding oligopeptide ABC transporter permease, translating to MTQHPEQLPKGVFERVTIDPSQAEKIAKPSLNFWQDAWRRLRKNKGAVVSLVVFLLILIMSIIGPHIGQFDPNQQTITHANLPPKVGGLEFLPLFDGVGTLGGQEVDLYEMKNVEVNYWLGTDGLGRDMFSRVWAGTQVSLFIAFMAAIIDMGIGIVYGGISGYFGGRIDDVLQRIVEILIGIPNLVVVILMIMIMDPGITAIIIALTITGWIGMSRVVRGQILKFKNQEFVLASKTLGASNTRIIWKHLLPNILGIVIINTMFTIPNAIFFEAFLSFIGLGLQAPEASLGTLINDGYKLIEFQPHILVYPAIVLSIIMIAFNLIGDGLRDALDPKMKD from the coding sequence ATGACTCAACATCCTGAACAACTTCCAAAGGGAGTGTTTGAGCGGGTAACCATTGACCCTTCTCAAGCAGAGAAAATCGCAAAACCAAGCCTGAACTTCTGGCAGGATGCCTGGAGACGACTGCGTAAAAACAAAGGGGCCGTAGTTTCACTGGTTGTTTTCCTTTTGATTTTGATCATGTCGATCATCGGACCACATATCGGCCAGTTCGATCCGAACCAGCAGACAATCACGCACGCCAACCTGCCGCCTAAAGTCGGTGGACTTGAATTTCTTCCGTTATTTGACGGCGTCGGTACACTCGGCGGACAGGAAGTCGATTTATATGAAATGAAAAACGTTGAAGTCAATTACTGGTTAGGTACAGATGGACTGGGACGTGACATGTTCAGCCGGGTCTGGGCAGGAACGCAAGTTTCTCTCTTCATCGCCTTCATGGCTGCAATCATCGATATGGGCATCGGTATCGTCTATGGCGGTATTTCCGGTTATTTCGGGGGGCGCATTGATGATGTTCTGCAGCGGATTGTCGAAATCCTGATCGGAATTCCAAACTTGGTTGTTGTTATCCTGATGATCATGATTATGGATCCTGGGATTACAGCGATCATCATCGCTCTTACGATTACCGGATGGATCGGTATGTCCCGGGTTGTCCGCGGACAAATCCTCAAGTTTAAAAACCAAGAGTTTGTTCTGGCTTCGAAAACACTGGGAGCCAGCAATACACGGATTATTTGGAAACATCTATTGCCGAATATTCTTGGGATTGTCATCATCAACACGATGTTTACCATTCCAAATGCCATATTCTTTGAAGCGTTTCTAAGCTTTATCGGTCTGGGGCTGCAGGCACCGGAAGCTTCACTTGGAACACTGATTAATGACGGGTATAAACTGATTGAATTCCAGCCGCATATTCTGGTCTATCCTGCAATAGTCTTGAGTATCATCATGATTGCGTTTAATCTGATCGGTGACGGGCTGCGTGACGCGCTCGATCCGAAGATGAAAGATTAA
- the fabF gene encoding beta-ketoacyl-ACP synthase II, which yields MTKRRVVVTGLGAVSPVGNSAEASWEAVKTGKSGIGPMTRLNPDEFPAKVSAEVKDFSIEDYISRKDARKMDRFTHYALAASIMAMKDAELELDDETALRTGVWIGSGIGGMETIETQHDILNERGYRRTSPFFVPMIIPDMASGQVSIYFGAKGINSCTVTACASGTNSIGDAFKVIQRGDADVMISGGAEAPITRLSVAGFSSNTALTTNTDPATASRPFDKNRDGFVIAEGAGVIILEEYEHAKARGAKIYAEITGYGSTGDAHHITAPAPGGEGAARAMAQALEDGAVKTEEIDYINAHGTSTAYNDLYETMAVKSVFGDHAYKLGMSSTKSVTGHLLGAAGGVEAIFSILALQEGIMPPTMNLTDPDPECDLDYIPNEARKADLKYVMSNSLGFGGHNASLVFKKIEA from the coding sequence ATGACAAAACGTCGCGTAGTAGTCACCGGGTTAGGAGCAGTTTCACCGGTCGGCAATTCTGCTGAAGCTTCATGGGAAGCGGTAAAAACGGGGAAATCCGGAATCGGACCAATGACCCGGCTGAATCCGGATGAATTCCCGGCAAAGGTTTCAGCGGAAGTAAAAGACTTTTCTATAGAAGATTATATCAGCCGGAAAGACGCCAGAAAAATGGATCGGTTCACGCATTATGCACTGGCTGCATCCATTATGGCGATGAAAGATGCTGAATTGGAACTGGATGATGAAACTGCACTTCGGACAGGCGTTTGGATCGGTTCCGGAATCGGCGGCATGGAAACGATTGAAACTCAGCACGATATTCTGAATGAACGCGGTTATCGCCGGACAAGCCCGTTTTTTGTGCCGATGATTATTCCGGATATGGCATCAGGGCAAGTTTCAATTTACTTTGGTGCCAAGGGCATCAACTCCTGTACGGTAACGGCGTGTGCATCCGGAACAAATTCCATCGGCGATGCTTTCAAAGTGATTCAGCGTGGTGACGCTGATGTCATGATATCGGGAGGAGCAGAAGCACCGATTACCCGTCTGTCAGTAGCCGGGTTCAGTTCGAATACAGCGCTGACAACCAACACAGACCCCGCTACGGCTTCCCGGCCGTTTGATAAGAACCGGGATGGTTTTGTCATTGCGGAGGGGGCCGGGGTTATCATTCTCGAAGAGTATGAGCATGCGAAGGCCCGCGGAGCTAAAATTTATGCGGAAATTACCGGATACGGTTCCACCGGCGATGCCCACCATATCACAGCACCGGCTCCAGGGGGCGAGGGAGCTGCACGGGCGATGGCACAGGCGCTTGAAGATGGAGCGGTAAAAACAGAGGAGATCGATTACATTAACGCGCACGGTACAAGCACTGCGTATAACGACTTATACGAGACGATGGCCGTGAAATCTGTTTTCGGCGATCATGCGTATAAGCTCGGCATGAGTTCCACTAAGTCGGTTACAGGGCACCTTCTCGGAGCGGCCGGCGGAGTAGAAGCAATCTTCTCAATTCTTGCGCTGCAAGAGGGAATCATGCCCCCGACAATGAATCTCACTGACCCGGATCCGGAATGTGATCTTGATTACATTCCGAATGAAGCCCGCAAAGCTGATTTGAAATATGTTATGAGTAACTCACTCGGCTTCGGGGGACATAACGCATCACTCGTATTTAAAAAAATCGAAGCATAA
- a CDS encoding peptide ABC transporter substrate-binding protein, with amino-acid sequence MKNSKIFWLLGLVLVLGMFLAACGGEEATEEEVVDEEEVVEEEPVEGEEEVVAEVPEELDEPQVLELIESAEIPTLDSSLVTDSVGFNLLNNVNEGLYRLNEENIAVPAVAAGEPEVSEDGLTYTFEIREDAVWSNGTPVTANDFVFAWQRAIDPATGSSYGPYMFSGVIDNATEIAAGELEPSELGVTAVDDSTLEVQLERPVPYFESLMAFGTFYPLNEEFVTAAGDDYATNSENLLYNGPFVLTNWDGTGLSWSLEKNPEYWDAEAVNLEEINYDVVKETSTAVNLYQSGEKDRTALSGEFAMQYASDPELVSELEPTLFYLKFNQERNGEPTPLANENIREAIAMAFNKEDLATVILANGSLPADYLVPTDFAFNAEGEDFRDINGDLLGYDPEAALEAWETGLEELGVEEITLELLGGDTELSKKMDEYLKQQLETTLPGLTLELREVPFSVRLEADEAQDYDIQFAGWGPDYQDPMTFVDLFVTDGPNNKMSYSNPEFDALVESAKNELALDPEARWAAMAEAERILLEDAAIAPVYQRGLMSLQKPYVHNIVSHPFGGDYSYKWAYIDGAE; translated from the coding sequence GTGAAAAACAGCAAGATTTTCTGGCTTCTCGGTCTCGTTCTTGTTCTTGGCATGTTCCTCGCAGCCTGTGGCGGCGAAGAAGCAACTGAAGAAGAAGTCGTGGATGAAGAAGAAGTCGTAGAGGAAGAGCCTGTTGAAGGCGAAGAAGAAGTGGTGGCTGAAGTTCCAGAAGAACTGGATGAGCCGCAGGTGTTGGAACTGATTGAAAGTGCAGAAATTCCAACATTAGATTCATCACTCGTTACAGATTCAGTAGGATTTAACCTGCTTAACAACGTCAACGAAGGTCTGTACCGCCTGAATGAAGAAAATATTGCTGTACCAGCAGTTGCTGCTGGTGAACCTGAAGTCAGTGAAGACGGCTTGACTTATACATTTGAAATCCGTGAGGATGCTGTATGGTCAAACGGTACACCTGTCACAGCTAATGACTTTGTCTTTGCATGGCAGCGTGCGATCGATCCGGCTACCGGATCTTCTTACGGCCCATACATGTTCTCCGGTGTAATTGACAACGCGACTGAAATCGCTGCCGGTGAACTGGAACCATCTGAACTCGGCGTTACTGCAGTCGATGATTCAACTCTCGAAGTACAGTTGGAGCGTCCGGTTCCTTACTTCGAATCACTGATGGCTTTCGGAACATTCTACCCATTGAATGAAGAATTCGTAACAGCCGCTGGTGATGACTATGCTACAAACTCTGAAAACCTGCTTTACAATGGACCATTCGTTCTGACAAACTGGGACGGAACTGGTCTGAGTTGGTCACTTGAGAAAAACCCTGAATACTGGGATGCTGAAGCGGTTAACCTTGAAGAAATCAATTACGATGTAGTTAAAGAAACTTCAACTGCAGTAAACCTTTACCAGTCTGGCGAGAAAGACCGCACAGCTCTGTCAGGTGAATTCGCGATGCAGTATGCAAGTGATCCTGAACTCGTGTCTGAACTGGAACCAACATTGTTCTACCTGAAATTCAATCAGGAACGCAATGGCGAGCCAACACCGCTTGCTAATGAAAATATCCGCGAAGCAATTGCGATGGCTTTCAACAAAGAAGACTTGGCGACTGTAATCCTGGCTAACGGATCACTTCCTGCTGATTACCTTGTACCAACTGACTTTGCGTTCAATGCAGAAGGCGAAGATTTCCGCGATATCAATGGCGATCTGCTCGGCTATGATCCGGAAGCTGCTCTTGAAGCATGGGAAACTGGACTTGAAGAGCTTGGCGTTGAAGAAATCACACTTGAACTGCTCGGTGGAGACACAGAACTTTCCAAGAAAATGGATGAGTATTTGAAGCAGCAGCTTGAAACAACTCTTCCTGGCCTGACTCTTGAACTGAGAGAAGTGCCATTCAGCGTGCGTCTTGAGGCTGATGAAGCACAGGACTACGATATCCAGTTTGCTGGTTGGGGACCTGATTACCAGGATCCAATGACATTCGTCGACTTGTTCGTTACAGACGGACCGAACAACAAAATGAGCTATTCTAATCCTGAATTCGACGCACTTGTTGAATCAGCGAAAAACGAATTGGCTTTAGACCCTGAAGCTCGCTGGGCTGCTATGGCTGAAGCAGAACGCATCCTCCTCGAGGACGCTGCTATTGCACCAGTCTATCAGCGCGGTCTGATGTCACTGCAAAAACCTTATGTGCATAACATCGTTTCACATCCATTTGGCGGCGACTATAGCTACAAATGGGCTTACATCGATGGAGCAGAGTAA
- the trpS gene encoding tryptophan--tRNA ligase: MMKRIFSGVQPTGTVTLGNYIGAFKQFVELQYDYDCVFCIVDQHAITMPQDRLELRKSIKSLAALYLAAGIDPDKATLFVQSEVPAHAQAGWMLTCTASIGELERMTQYKDKSAGNAAVSAGLLTYPPLMAADILLYQTDIVPVGDDQKQHIELTRDLAERFNKRHNDVFTLPDIRLPQNGARIMALQDPNKKMSKSDPNKKSTITLLDDLKTIEKKIKSAVTDSEGIVRFDKENKPGISNLLTIEAALTDQSIKSLEAKYADAGYGEFKASVAKAVTDHLKPIQERYNELINSEELDRVLDEGAENASKIANKTLKKMENAMGLGRKKR; this comes from the coding sequence ATGATGAAACGGATTTTTTCAGGGGTCCAGCCCACTGGAACTGTAACACTCGGCAATTATATTGGTGCTTTCAAACAATTTGTGGAGCTCCAGTATGATTATGATTGCGTGTTCTGCATTGTCGACCAGCATGCCATCACCATGCCGCAAGATCGACTGGAGCTTCGCAAAAGTATTAAGTCATTGGCAGCTCTGTATCTCGCTGCAGGCATTGATCCAGACAAAGCCACGTTATTTGTTCAGTCGGAAGTACCGGCCCACGCACAGGCTGGCTGGATGCTGACTTGTACAGCATCCATCGGTGAACTTGAACGAATGACCCAGTATAAGGATAAATCCGCAGGCAATGCGGCTGTTTCAGCAGGTCTTCTTACCTACCCTCCACTTATGGCGGCGGATATCCTGCTGTATCAGACCGACATCGTTCCGGTCGGCGATGACCAGAAACAGCATATTGAGTTGACGCGCGATCTCGCTGAACGATTCAATAAGCGGCATAATGATGTCTTTACGCTTCCTGACATCCGTCTTCCGCAGAATGGCGCCCGCATCATGGCGTTGCAGGATCCCAATAAAAAAATGAGCAAATCAGATCCCAATAAAAAATCGACCATTACGCTGCTCGATGATTTGAAAACCATTGAGAAAAAAATCAAAAGCGCTGTCACGGATTCGGAAGGCATCGTTCGATTTGACAAAGAAAACAAGCCGGGCATCTCCAACCTTCTGACAATCGAAGCAGCTTTGACAGACCAGTCCATTAAATCACTGGAAGCCAAATATGCTGATGCTGGCTATGGAGAATTCAAAGCATCCGTAGCCAAGGCAGTGACCGATCACTTGAAACCGATCCAGGAACGTTATAACGAACTGATCAATTCAGAGGAATTGGACAGGGTACTGGATGAGGGGGCTGAAAATGCCAGTAAAATTGCCAACAAGACCCTTAAGAAAATGGAAAATGCCATGGGCCTTGGCCGAAAAAAAAGATAA
- a CDS encoding ABC transporter ATP-binding protein, with product MEKILEVKDLELSFNTFAGEVKAIRGVNFDLYKGETLAIVGESGSGKSVTTKSIMRLLPENSAEFKSGEILFDGRDLTKLKDKEMQKIRGKDISMIFQDPMTSLNPTMKIGTQIIEPLLKHQKVGKAEAKRIAVDLLRMVGMPNPEQRMKQYPHQFSGGQRQRIVIAVALACNPKILIADEPTTALDVTIQAQILELMKDLQKKIDTSIIFITHDLGVVANIADRVAVMYGGKIVEIGTVDEIFYNPQHPYTWGLLSSMPSVDTADEKLYAIPGTPPDLLSPPKGDAFALRSDYALQIDLEESPPFFKVSDTHYAATWLLHPDAPQVEPPTMIIERMKSYPGSRYYEGGKVNV from the coding sequence ATGGAAAAAATTCTGGAAGTTAAGGATCTTGAGCTTTCCTTCAATACGTTCGCTGGTGAAGTAAAAGCGATCCGTGGCGTGAATTTTGATCTCTATAAGGGAGAAACGCTGGCGATTGTGGGGGAATCCGGTTCCGGTAAGTCTGTCACAACTAAATCGATCATGCGTCTCTTGCCTGAAAACTCTGCTGAATTCAAGAGTGGAGAAATTCTGTTTGACGGACGTGATCTGACAAAGCTGAAAGATAAAGAAATGCAAAAAATCAGAGGAAAAGATATCTCAATGATTTTCCAGGATCCAATGACTTCGCTGAATCCGACAATGAAAATCGGTACTCAAATCATTGAACCGCTTCTAAAACATCAAAAAGTCGGAAAGGCAGAAGCGAAACGGATTGCGGTTGACCTTCTGCGGATGGTTGGTATGCCGAATCCTGAACAGCGGATGAAGCAATATCCTCACCAGTTTTCCGGTGGTCAGCGTCAGCGGATCGTCATTGCAGTCGCTTTGGCTTGCAATCCCAAAATATTGATTGCTGATGAGCCGACTACCGCACTTGATGTAACCATCCAAGCGCAAATCCTGGAATTGATGAAAGATTTGCAGAAAAAAATTGATACATCGATCATTTTTATCACCCATGACCTTGGCGTTGTTGCTAATATTGCTGACCGGGTAGCCGTTATGTATGGCGGGAAAATTGTAGAAATCGGTACGGTGGATGAGATTTTCTATAATCCACAGCACCCGTATACATGGGGGCTCCTCAGCTCCATGCCGTCTGTTGATACTGCGGATGAGAAATTGTATGCAATTCCAGGTACACCGCCCGATCTGCTGTCACCGCCTAAAGGAGATGCTTTTGCTCTTCGAAGCGATTATGCCCTTCAAATCGACCTCGAAGAATCACCGCCTTTCTTCAAGGTCAGTGATACACATTATGCAGCAACATGGCTTCTGCATCCCGATGCACCACAAGTGGAGCCGCCAACGATGATCATTGAACGAATGAAGAGTTATCCGGGAAGCCGCTACTATGAGGGGGGCAAAGTAAATGTCTGA
- a CDS encoding DUF3899 domain-containing protein, whose product MKKFLLSALAVQAIILLTILFREQQLSLLSYIDTSFIYGGILFFIGATIYVVQSGFFDIFTVSMRKAFDLRSGFDIDEMRTPSELIAVPFLPLLSVGTATITLMGVALFSYYI is encoded by the coding sequence TTGAAGAAGTTTTTACTGAGCGCCTTAGCTGTGCAAGCGATTATTTTGCTGACGATTTTGTTCCGTGAACAGCAGCTTAGCCTGCTGTCATATATTGATACTTCGTTTATCTATGGCGGTATTCTCTTTTTCATTGGGGCGACCATTTATGTCGTCCAGAGCGGATTTTTTGATATTTTCACAGTCAGTATGCGCAAAGCATTTGACCTCCGCTCCGGTTTTGACATCGATGAAATGCGCACGCCTTCTGAATTGATCGCCGTACCTTTTTTGCCGCTGCTGTCAGTCGGCACGGCAACAATCACGTTGATGGGTGTTGCTTTGTTCTCCTATTATATCTAA
- a CDS encoding ABC transporter ATP-binding protein, whose product MSEKLLEIRNLKQYFNKDKANEVRAVDDITFDIYKGETLGLVGESGCGKSTTGRTIIRLYDATAGEVYFNGENVHGKKSKKDLKKFNRKMQMIFQDPYASLNPRMKVMDIIAEGIDIHGLAKNQTDRKEMVHDLLETVGLSKEHANRYPHEFSGGQRQRLGIARALAVDPEFIIADEPISALDVSIQAQVVNLLRELQQQKGLTYLFIAHDLSMVKYISDRIGVMYFGKLVELAPADELYKNPLHPYTQSLLSAIPLPDPDYERNRVRKSYDPAVHKYEDGEEIAMREVTSGHYVFCSEREFESLKQEKATF is encoded by the coding sequence ATGTCTGAAAAGCTGTTGGAAATTCGAAACTTGAAGCAGTATTTCAATAAAGACAAAGCAAATGAAGTCCGGGCAGTTGATGATATTACATTTGATATATACAAAGGTGAAACGCTCGGCCTGGTAGGTGAGTCTGGCTGTGGTAAATCAACAACCGGGCGGACTATTATCCGCCTCTATGATGCTACCGCAGGCGAAGTATACTTCAATGGCGAGAACGTCCATGGAAAAAAGTCAAAAAAAGACTTGAAGAAATTTAACCGTAAAATGCAGATGATTTTCCAGGATCCTTACGCTTCTCTTAATCCGCGCATGAAAGTTATGGACATCATTGCAGAAGGTATTGATATCCATGGTCTTGCCAAAAATCAGACAGACCGAAAAGAAATGGTCCATGATCTGCTTGAGACTGTCGGACTCAGCAAAGAACACGCCAATCGCTATCCGCATGAATTTTCTGGCGGGCAGCGGCAGCGTCTTGGCATTGCCCGTGCATTGGCTGTTGATCCAGAATTCATCATTGCCGATGAACCGATTTCTGCTCTTGATGTATCCATCCAGGCGCAGGTGGTTAACCTGCTGAGAGAACTCCAGCAGCAGAAAGGGCTGACATATTTGTTCATCGCCCATGATCTGTCCATGGTTAAGTATATCTCTGACCGGATTGGCGTTATGTATTTCGGCAAGCTTGTTGAATTGGCTCCGGCAGATGAACTGTACAAAAACCCGCTTCATCCGTATACCCAGTCACTCCTGTCTGCAATTCCACTTCCGGATCCGGACTATGAACGGAACCGCGTACGGAAGTCATATGATCCTGCTGTACACAAATACGAAGATGGTGAAGAGATTGCCATGCGCGAAGTGACATCGGGGCATTATGTATTCTGTTCTGAACGGGAATTCGAATCGTTAAAACAGGAAAAAGCCACGTTCTGA